In Rhizobium sp. N324, a single genomic region encodes these proteins:
- a CDS encoding HlyD family type I secretion periplasmic adaptor subunit: MTLVPMNATPARYSNSSRMDQRFAQRPTARQQTAYAPVIEQKQRGPAPPSPMPRLRGVVWTGNLLILVFIVGLGIWSVLAPLKSAAIASGVIEPEFSRKTIQHLEGGIVRRILVRNGDAVMAGQIVIELDDTKFRSERDSIQGQLWDAEGSRARLSAEQTGDDHVAYPEDLSAAIDKYPSVSAVLIGQQKIFEARRRVVQAEIQIADEKIAQVRQEIVGLGAQKASLADRAAISAQELEQVTALNAKGLETRSRLLNLQREKADIDGQQGQVAAQISRAYQVISETQADLAKIESDRLSEVAQGMRAAESQIMQLRERLRAIDDQLSRTDIRAPEDGTIMNLRIHTSGGVIGAGEPLVDLLPRADRLIVSAHVRPEDINLVHAGLEAQVHLLPYNQRRVPLLKGRVEYVSADRLTDTQSGQPYFAATIRVTDERLAKMKDVELVAGMPVQTLIETGKSSVALYAVRPLLDSFNRAFRED; encoded by the coding sequence ATGACCCTTGTTCCAATGAACGCCACGCCGGCGAGATATTCAAATTCGTCAAGGATGGACCAGCGGTTCGCTCAACGACCGACAGCCAGGCAGCAAACCGCCTATGCGCCGGTGATCGAACAGAAACAGCGCGGACCCGCTCCCCCTTCGCCCATGCCGAGGCTCAGAGGTGTTGTCTGGACGGGGAACCTGTTGATCCTGGTTTTCATCGTCGGCTTGGGAATCTGGTCGGTTCTGGCGCCGCTGAAAAGCGCTGCAATCGCATCGGGCGTTATCGAACCGGAGTTCAGCCGCAAGACCATTCAGCATCTCGAAGGCGGAATCGTGCGACGGATCCTCGTCAGAAACGGCGATGCGGTGATGGCCGGGCAAATCGTGATAGAACTCGACGACACGAAGTTTCGCTCGGAGCGAGACAGCATTCAAGGGCAGCTTTGGGACGCCGAAGGAAGCCGCGCGCGCCTGTCCGCGGAGCAGACGGGCGACGACCATGTCGCCTATCCCGAGGATCTCAGCGCAGCAATCGACAAATATCCTTCGGTCAGCGCGGTTCTGATCGGCCAGCAGAAAATCTTCGAAGCCCGTCGCCGGGTCGTGCAGGCGGAAATTCAGATCGCCGATGAAAAAATCGCCCAGGTGCGGCAGGAAATCGTCGGACTTGGCGCGCAGAAGGCTTCATTGGCCGACAGAGCCGCAATTTCGGCCCAGGAACTGGAGCAGGTGACGGCCCTCAACGCCAAAGGACTGGAAACAAGGAGCAGGCTTCTCAACCTCCAGCGGGAGAAAGCAGACATTGATGGCCAGCAGGGTCAAGTCGCGGCACAGATCTCTCGCGCCTACCAGGTGATCAGCGAGACGCAGGCCGATCTCGCAAAGATCGAGAGCGACCGGCTGAGCGAAGTCGCCCAGGGCATGCGGGCCGCGGAAAGCCAGATCATGCAATTGCGCGAGCGCTTGCGGGCGATCGACGATCAGCTTTCAAGGACCGATATCCGGGCGCCCGAAGACGGAACAATCATGAACCTGCGCATCCACACGTCAGGCGGGGTGATCGGCGCGGGTGAACCGCTCGTCGATCTTCTGCCACGCGCCGATCGCCTGATCGTGTCTGCCCATGTCAGACCCGAGGACATCAATCTCGTTCATGCGGGGCTGGAGGCACAGGTTCACCTCCTTCCCTACAATCAGCGGCGCGTTCCACTGCTGAAAGGCCGAGTCGAGTATGTATCAGCCGATCGTCTCACCGACACTCAGAGCGGCCAGCCCTATTTTGCCGCGACGATCCGCGTAACCGATGAGCGGCTGGCGAAGATGAAGGATGTCGAACTGGTCGCGGGCATGCCCGTGCAGACACTGATCGAAACAGGCAAAAGCAGCGTCGCACTCTATGCCGTCAGACCACTGCTCGACAGTTTCAACAGAGCATTTCGTGAGGATTGA
- the yacG gene encoding DNA gyrase inhibitor YacG, whose protein sequence is MPEDNKAAAKVEPLRKARPCPECGKPSHREHYPFCSNRCREVDLSRWLTGAYAIPVADDETKAEYPDEEN, encoded by the coding sequence ATGCCCGAAGACAACAAAGCCGCCGCCAAGGTCGAGCCGCTGCGTAAGGCGCGCCCTTGCCCTGAATGCGGCAAACCCTCACATCGCGAACATTACCCCTTCTGCTCCAACCGCTGCCGCGAGGTCGATCTCTCCCGCTGGCTGACCGGCGCCTACGCGATTCCCGTTGCCGACGACGAGACGAAGGCCGAATATCCGGATGAGGAAAACTAA
- a CDS encoding arsenate-mycothiol transferase ArsC produces MTAMDRPVDIEEGKRPGAILFMCGMNAIRSPMAEAIARSILPSNIYIRSAGVRAGERDPFVDVVLEEIGLSLGRRLPQTLDELEDDYFDLIITLSPPAHHAALELTRSNAIDVVYWPTMDPTVVSGTREQILESYREVRDHLAGLIESRLLKRNGIAAQSA; encoded by the coding sequence ATGACGGCAATGGATCGGCCCGTCGACATCGAGGAGGGAAAGAGGCCGGGCGCCATCCTCTTCATGTGCGGGATGAACGCCATCCGCTCGCCGATGGCCGAAGCCATCGCCCGTAGCATTCTGCCGTCCAATATCTATATAAGGTCCGCCGGCGTTCGCGCCGGCGAGCGCGATCCCTTCGTCGATGTCGTGCTCGAGGAGATCGGGCTTTCCCTCGGGCGCCGCCTGCCGCAAACCCTTGATGAGCTCGAGGACGATTATTTTGATCTGATCATCACGCTGTCGCCGCCGGCCCATCACGCGGCCCTCGAGCTGACCCGCTCGAATGCGATCGACGTCGTCTATTGGCCGACCATGGATCCGACCGTCGTCAGCGGCACGCGCGAGCAGATTCTGGAGAGCTACCGTGAGGTCCGCGATCACCTGGCCGGCCTCATCGAAAGCCGGCTGCTCAAACGAAATGGCATTGCCGCGCAATCGGCATGA
- the hisD gene encoding histidinol dehydrogenase — translation MAIWLDQASEGFEQHFAAFLTTKREVSEDVNAVVRAIIDDVRARGDVALAEYSRKFDGIDFATVPMRVAPEEFDAAVEAVPAEVLGALKLAALRIESHHRRQLPKDDIYEDDLGVGLGSRWTAIEAVGLYVPGGTASYPSSVLMNAVPAKVAGVDRIVIAVPATGGTVNPAVLAAARLAGVTEVYRVGGAQAIAALAYGTETIAPVAKITGPGNAYVAAAKRHVFGTVGIDMIAGPSEVLVIADKDNNPDWIAADLLAQAEHDVSAQAILITDSAEFGKAVEQAVERQLKTLNRAETAAASWRDFGAVILVADLQQAIPLANRIAAEHLELAVADPDRLLDGIRNAGAIFIGAHTPEVIGDYVGGSNHVLPTARSARFSSGLSVLDFVKRTSILRLGPGELRTLGPAAIALAVSEGLDAHARSVAIRLNLER, via the coding sequence TTGGCAATCTGGCTGGATCAGGCATCGGAAGGTTTCGAGCAGCATTTCGCTGCCTTTCTGACGACGAAGCGTGAAGTCTCCGAGGATGTGAACGCCGTCGTTCGCGCCATCATCGATGATGTCAGGGCCCGCGGCGATGTGGCGCTTGCCGAATATTCGCGGAAGTTCGACGGTATCGATTTCGCCACCGTGCCGATGCGCGTCGCGCCTGAGGAGTTCGACGCGGCCGTCGAGGCAGTGCCTGCGGAAGTGCTGGGAGCGCTGAAGCTTGCAGCGCTGCGCATCGAATCCCATCATCGCCGGCAGCTGCCGAAGGACGATATCTACGAGGACGACCTCGGCGTCGGTCTCGGCTCGCGCTGGACGGCGATCGAGGCCGTCGGGCTCTATGTTCCGGGCGGCACCGCGAGCTATCCGAGCTCGGTGCTGATGAATGCCGTGCCGGCCAAGGTTGCCGGCGTCGATCGCATCGTCATCGCCGTTCCCGCCACCGGCGGTACCGTCAATCCGGCGGTGCTTGCCGCCGCCAGGCTGGCCGGTGTCACCGAGGTTTATCGTGTCGGCGGCGCCCAGGCGATCGCCGCTCTTGCCTATGGCACCGAGACCATCGCCCCGGTCGCCAAGATCACCGGCCCCGGCAACGCCTATGTCGCCGCCGCCAAGCGCCATGTCTTCGGCACCGTCGGGATCGATATGATCGCCGGCCCCTCCGAAGTGCTCGTCATTGCCGACAAGGACAACAATCCGGATTGGATCGCCGCCGACCTCCTGGCGCAGGCCGAGCACGATGTCAGCGCCCAGGCGATCCTGATCACCGATAGTGCCGAATTCGGCAAGGCGGTGGAGCAGGCGGTCGAACGCCAGCTGAAGACGCTGAACCGCGCCGAGACAGCCGCGGCGAGCTGGCGCGATTTCGGCGCGGTCATCCTGGTTGCCGATCTGCAGCAGGCCATACCGCTCGCCAACCGCATCGCCGCCGAACATCTCGAGCTTGCCGTCGCCGATCCGGACCGGCTGCTCGACGGCATCCGCAATGCCGGCGCCATCTTCATCGGCGCCCATACGCCCGAGGTGATCGGCGATTATGTCGGCGGCTCGAACCATGTGCTGCCGACGGCGCGGTCGGCTCGCTTCTCCTCCGGCCTTTCGGTGCTCGATTTCGTCAAGCGCACCTCGATCCTGCGGCTCGGACCGGGTGAGCTGCGCACCCTCGGCCCGGCGGCGATCGCGCTGGCCGTCTCCGAAGGTCTCGATGCCCATGCGCGATCGGTTGCGATCCGCCTCAACCTCGAAAGGTGA
- a CDS encoding UPF0262 family protein has product MVAGDFRLCDVVLDDTIGRSTPDVEHERAVAIFDLIEENSFAPIGHAGGPYRLNISLVDSKLVFAITTEEGGNVATHILSLTPFRRIVKDYFMICESYYEAIRSATPSRIEAIDMGRRGIHNEGSQTLKDRLAGKIEVDFDTARRLFTLVCVLHWRG; this is encoded by the coding sequence ATGGTGGCGGGCGATTTCCGGCTTTGCGACGTCGTCCTCGACGATACGATCGGCCGTTCGACGCCCGATGTCGAGCATGAGCGCGCCGTCGCCATCTTCGATCTGATCGAGGAGAACAGCTTTGCGCCGATCGGCCATGCCGGCGGGCCTTACCGGCTGAACATCTCGCTGGTCGATTCCAAGCTGGTCTTCGCCATCACCACCGAGGAAGGCGGCAATGTCGCCACCCATATCCTGTCGCTCACCCCCTTCCGGCGGATCGTCAAGGACTACTTCATGATCTGCGAGAGCTATTATGAAGCGATCCGTTCGGCGACGCCAAGCCGCATCGAGGCGATCGACATGGGCCGACGCGGTATCCACAATGAAGGTTCGCAGACGCTGAAGGACAGGCTGGCCGGCAAGATCGAGGTCGATTTCGACACCGCCAGGCGGCTGTTCACCCTGGTCTGCGTGCTCCACTGGCGCGGATGA
- a CDS encoding helix-turn-helix transcriptional regulator, translating to MSDCWVAHILGSTQVSDSAGIKRRRNAPTVIIIEHSTLARTTVVKLLERELAGWNFIDLISTESLDRALGAEVRLIALDLAGRDVESASLRDDLAAIAARFPEAPITLLSATDDAIIARQALKIGIRGFFSTSLQIDIALAGLRLVLAGGTFFPQLLGAAANGSNEHSPARNEAEKSLDDRTQYLALADFTPREADVLAELQSGCSNKVIAGKLNLSGHTVKMHLQHIMRKLQAQNRTEVVARLIQRAAGGPDASPS from the coding sequence ATGAGTGACTGTTGGGTTGCACACATTCTGGGGAGCACGCAAGTGTCCGACAGTGCTGGAATAAAGCGCCGGCGCAATGCACCAACTGTGATCATTATTGAGCATTCTACACTGGCGCGCACGACCGTGGTGAAGCTTCTGGAGCGGGAACTCGCCGGGTGGAACTTTATCGATTTGATTTCGACCGAGAGTCTCGACCGAGCGCTCGGCGCCGAGGTACGTCTGATCGCATTGGATCTGGCGGGCAGAGACGTCGAGAGCGCCAGCCTGCGTGATGATCTCGCCGCGATTGCTGCACGTTTTCCTGAGGCGCCTATCACGTTGCTCTCAGCTACGGATGACGCCATCATAGCGCGTCAGGCGCTCAAGATCGGCATCCGCGGCTTTTTCTCGACTTCACTTCAAATCGACATTGCCCTTGCCGGTCTTCGGCTCGTTCTGGCAGGAGGAACATTTTTCCCGCAGCTCTTGGGAGCCGCTGCAAACGGCTCAAACGAGCATAGCCCGGCCAGAAATGAGGCCGAAAAAAGCTTGGATGACAGGACGCAGTACCTGGCGCTTGCCGATTTCACGCCCCGGGAGGCGGATGTCCTCGCGGAGTTGCAATCCGGCTGCTCAAACAAGGTCATTGCCGGAAAACTCAATTTGTCGGGGCATACGGTGAAGATGCATCTGCAGCACATCATGCGCAAGCTGCAGGCGCAGAACCGCACTGAAGTGGTTGCCCGCCTGATTCAAAGAGCCGCCGGTGGCCCTGACGCCTCGCCGAGCTAG
- a CDS encoding Maf-like protein, with the protein MALKYKLILASGSPRRVDLLNQAGIEPSRLMPMDIDETPKKSEHPRSLARRLSAEKAEAALAAIKSDITWKGSYILSADTVVAVGRRILGKAEFADEALSSLHLLSGRNHLVYTGVCLVTPDRKIRQKIVETKVRFKRLSGFEIENYLASGQWRGKAGAYGIQGLAGTFVQKMVGSYTNVVGLPLYETIVLLTGEGFDVHSRWPEG; encoded by the coding sequence ATGGCGCTGAAATACAAGCTCATTCTGGCCTCGGGCTCGCCCCGCCGTGTCGACCTGCTCAACCAGGCGGGCATCGAACCGTCGCGGCTGATGCCGATGGATATCGACGAGACGCCGAAGAAGTCGGAGCATCCGCGTTCGCTGGCGCGCCGGCTTTCGGCCGAGAAGGCGGAAGCGGCCCTTGCCGCCATCAAGAGCGATATCACCTGGAAGGGCAGCTATATTCTCTCGGCCGATACGGTGGTCGCCGTCGGCCGGCGCATTCTCGGCAAGGCCGAGTTCGCCGACGAGGCGTTGAGCTCGCTGCATCTTTTGTCCGGACGCAACCATCTCGTCTATACCGGCGTTTGCCTGGTGACGCCGGATCGCAAGATCCGCCAGAAGATCGTCGAGACCAAGGTGCGCTTCAAGCGCCTCTCCGGTTTCGAGATCGAAAACTACCTGGCCTCCGGCCAGTGGCGCGGCAAGGCGGGCGCCTATGGCATCCAGGGTCTTGCCGGCACCTTCGTGCAGAAGATGGTCGGCTCCTACACCAATGTCGTCGGCCTGCCGCTGTATGAAACCATTGTGCTTCTGACCGGCGAAGGCTTCGATGTGCATAGCCGGTGGCCGGAGGGCTGA
- the infA gene encoding translation initiation factor IF-1, whose product MPKEEVLEFPGIVTELLPNATFRVKLENEHEIIAHTAGRMRKNRIRVLAGDKVLVEMTPYDLTKGRITYRFK is encoded by the coding sequence ATGCCGAAAGAAGAAGTCCTCGAATTCCCGGGTATCGTTACCGAACTTCTGCCGAATGCGACGTTCCGCGTGAAGCTCGAAAACGAACACGAGATCATCGCCCATACCGCCGGCCGCATGCGCAAGAACCGCATCCGCGTTCTCGCCGGCGACAAGGTGCTTGTGGAAATGACGCCCTACGATCTGACCAAGGGCCGCATCACCTACCGTTTCAAGTAA
- a CDS encoding type I secretion system permease/ATPase, translating to MTTISIKPPRPPTQLVVALRACAGAFGLVFLYSCGYNLFLLAPSLYLLQIYDRVMSSRSADTLVMLTIIIAAAVLVGSTLDIVRRAALSRIGSWLDHRLRPMVLTASFEYAARADTGAATECYRDLAALRQFLDSPASSLFFDVPWAPVFLLLLFLVHPLLGTIGLLCAVALLLSALMTELATREPLAHANLALSRSYVRFATALKNLEVIRAMGMQDGAALIVYRDAEMARRAQDIAMHRTEIILGISKSIRTLAQILMMGSATWLVLVNSGSPGIIFVSSLLLGRGLAPIEGAIGAWRSFAFARNAFNRLNGMLITVASERDAGIVPLPEPNGLLLDNVSYIKPFADRPILSDITLRLAPGDCIALIGPSGSGKSTLGRVMAGVVPATSGYALLGGVDISALRRCGGSGHVGYLPQDIELFGGAIRDVIGRLDGGDPGKAIDAAKLVGLHEAIMRLPQGYDTDIGEGGNLLLRAQRQQLGLARAAYGNPSLIVLDDPNSSLDYDGERMLFMAIERMRSRGMTVVIITHRMGILPVTNKIAIMRNGTVAAFGDSERIYETYLQPPSRTGT from the coding sequence ATGACAACGATTTCCATAAAGCCACCGCGACCGCCGACACAGCTCGTTGTTGCGCTTCGGGCTTGTGCCGGGGCCTTCGGGTTGGTCTTCCTTTATAGCTGCGGCTACAATCTCTTTCTTCTCGCCCCTTCCCTCTATCTTCTGCAAATCTATGACAGGGTCATGTCGAGCCGAAGCGCCGACACGCTGGTGATGCTGACGATCATCATCGCCGCCGCCGTGCTGGTCGGGTCCACGCTGGATATTGTGCGCAGGGCAGCTCTTTCGCGCATCGGCAGCTGGCTGGACCATAGGCTCCGGCCCATGGTGCTCACCGCCTCGTTCGAATATGCCGCCCGCGCCGATACGGGAGCCGCCACGGAGTGCTACAGGGACCTGGCTGCATTGCGCCAGTTCCTCGATTCACCGGCCAGCTCGCTGTTTTTTGACGTTCCCTGGGCGCCGGTATTCCTGCTCCTGCTCTTTCTTGTTCATCCGCTGCTTGGGACCATCGGTCTTCTCTGCGCAGTTGCGCTGCTGCTGTCTGCGTTGATGACGGAACTGGCGACACGAGAGCCGCTTGCCCACGCCAATCTTGCCCTTTCGAGGAGTTATGTGCGATTTGCGACCGCGCTGAAAAACCTCGAGGTCATCCGGGCCATGGGCATGCAGGACGGCGCAGCGCTGATCGTCTACCGCGATGCGGAAATGGCAAGAAGGGCCCAGGACATCGCGATGCATCGCACGGAGATCATACTGGGTATCTCCAAATCGATCCGCACACTCGCGCAGATCCTGATGATGGGATCGGCGACATGGCTGGTGCTCGTCAACAGCGGCAGTCCCGGGATCATCTTCGTCTCAAGTCTGCTGCTCGGGCGCGGGCTTGCGCCTATCGAGGGTGCAATAGGGGCATGGCGCTCCTTTGCGTTTGCGCGCAACGCGTTCAATCGCTTGAACGGAATGCTGATAACAGTCGCATCGGAACGCGATGCCGGCATCGTGCCGCTGCCGGAACCCAATGGCCTGCTTCTCGATAATGTCAGCTATATCAAGCCATTCGCCGATCGGCCGATATTGAGTGATATCACCTTGCGCCTGGCACCTGGCGATTGCATAGCGCTCATCGGTCCATCGGGATCGGGGAAATCGACGCTGGGTCGCGTGATGGCAGGCGTTGTGCCGGCAACGAGCGGATATGCGCTTCTCGGTGGGGTCGATATCTCGGCTCTGCGCCGTTGCGGGGGGAGCGGCCACGTCGGATATCTGCCGCAGGACATCGAACTCTTCGGCGGCGCAATCAGGGATGTGATCGGCCGGCTTGATGGAGGAGATCCCGGCAAGGCGATCGACGCCGCAAAGCTGGTTGGATTGCACGAGGCGATCATGCGGCTGCCGCAGGGTTACGATACCGATATCGGCGAAGGCGGGAACCTGCTCCTCCGGGCGCAGCGCCAACAGCTGGGACTGGCAAGGGCGGCCTATGGAAATCCGTCTCTGATCGTTCTCGACGATCCCAATTCGAGCCTGGATTACGACGGCGAACGCATGCTGTTTATGGCCATCGAGCGCATGAGATCGAGGGGGATGACCGTCGTTATCATAACACACCGGATGGGGATCCTGCCGGTCACCAACAAGATCGCCATCATGCGCAACGGGACCGTGGCTGCCTTCGGCGACAGCGAGCGGATTTATGAAACCTATCTTCAACCACCGTCTCGAACAGGAACGTAG
- a CDS encoding transposase, protein MGKRKFDDDQITGILKEHQAGVTVADVCHRYGISEPTFYRWQSLQFGNLGLHARRVRALEEENQKLKKLLAESMLSAATLSEMLAKTSKGRN, encoded by the coding sequence ATGGGCAAGCGAAAGTTCGACGACGACCAGATTACGGGCATTCTGAAGGAGCACCAGGCGGGGGTGACGGTGGCAGATGTTTGCCACAGATACGGCATCAGCGAGCCGACCTTCTATCGGTGGCAATCGCTGCAGTTTGGAAATCTCGGCCTCCATGCCAGAAGGGTGCGAGCCCTGGAGGAGGAGAACCAGAAGCTCAAAAAGCTCTTGGCCGAATCCATGCTCTCGGCGGCAACGCTGAGCGAGATGCTGGCGAAGACATCGAAAGGGCGAAACTAA
- a CDS encoding bifunctional diguanylate cyclase/phosphodiesterase, protein MMHVLAETAVAAARPTLSPEQLRGLYKQESESSRTSATRKGLWIAVAAYLAYSVTDYLFIGDVVQYTIAGRLAVGAGALCILELLLYCKAKADTVDMAAAVSVLAAYLVWLLTGQMTTVRDAFSYYMVFGAIFMMSVNLFFSFRFPVALAASATNVLIFIGALYLFVPMLILHKLILGAFCISCFIFTSYVNLQLNRERYKVFLNALEARRQQAAADERGKALLHLSNTDALTGLENRRAIDQRLRDHWQRWQDQRTPFAVLLIDVDYFKRYNDCYGHQEGDRCLVAVSQLLQNVASSWGSIIGRYGGEEFLVVTPMPSLETATELAEAMCAAVRALAWPHEHRRDGTTVITVSVGLSYTRDQTKQVDKVIHEADRALYAAKATGRDSLVVFDADDPHCSDDSEDIATTLKIALEHGLVSLVYQPIRNVQTGTTDAVEALMRLRMLDGTPVAPAIFIPVAERTGSIIELGRWAIRTVCRDLLATDLVQVASVNVSPIELKMPGFASYVAATLAEFGVTGARLAFEITEGMELEIDQDVVRCIGDLRKLGAQVWLDDFGTGFAGLSWLRLIEFDTIKIDRSFLHDCSTERGKRMLLDIISLLRNRGVRILIEGVETIEHQRLMQQYGINQLQGYYIGRPAPAAQFENDNVLPFGMVRNPDPRRLFRNGP, encoded by the coding sequence ATGATGCACGTGTTAGCCGAGACCGCAGTCGCCGCCGCGCGGCCGACACTGTCGCCAGAACAGTTGCGTGGTCTTTATAAGCAGGAGAGCGAGAGCAGCCGAACGAGCGCTACGCGCAAGGGCCTCTGGATCGCGGTCGCAGCTTACCTTGCCTACTCTGTCACCGACTATCTCTTTATCGGCGATGTCGTCCAGTACACGATCGCCGGCCGATTGGCGGTTGGCGCCGGTGCGCTCTGCATTCTGGAACTCTTACTTTACTGCAAGGCAAAGGCCGATACGGTGGACATGGCCGCGGCGGTGTCCGTGCTGGCAGCCTATCTTGTCTGGCTTCTGACCGGCCAGATGACCACGGTCAGGGACGCATTCTCATATTACATGGTTTTTGGCGCGATCTTCATGATGAGCGTCAACCTGTTCTTCAGTTTCCGTTTTCCGGTTGCTCTTGCCGCTTCCGCAACGAACGTGCTTATCTTCATCGGCGCCCTCTATCTGTTCGTGCCGATGTTGATTCTGCACAAGCTGATCCTCGGCGCGTTCTGCATTTCCTGCTTTATTTTTACCTCTTACGTGAACCTTCAGCTCAATAGAGAGCGCTACAAGGTGTTCCTCAATGCTCTTGAAGCTCGTCGTCAGCAAGCTGCTGCCGACGAGCGGGGCAAGGCTCTTTTGCACCTCTCGAACACCGACGCGTTGACCGGCCTGGAAAATCGCCGGGCAATCGATCAACGCCTGCGTGATCATTGGCAACGCTGGCAGGATCAGAGGACGCCCTTTGCCGTCCTGCTGATCGATGTGGATTATTTCAAACGCTACAACGACTGTTACGGTCACCAGGAAGGCGACCGGTGCCTCGTGGCTGTCTCCCAGCTTCTCCAAAACGTGGCCTCCTCCTGGGGCTCGATCATCGGACGATACGGAGGTGAGGAATTCCTGGTCGTCACACCAATGCCCAGTTTAGAAACAGCGACCGAACTCGCAGAAGCAATGTGTGCTGCCGTCCGCGCATTGGCTTGGCCCCACGAGCACAGACGAGACGGGACCACCGTCATCACCGTGAGTGTCGGCCTGTCCTATACGCGCGACCAGACCAAGCAGGTCGACAAGGTCATTCACGAAGCCGATCGTGCGCTTTATGCCGCCAAGGCGACGGGTCGTGACAGCCTCGTGGTCTTCGATGCTGATGATCCGCATTGCAGCGATGACAGCGAGGATATAGCCACGACCCTGAAGATCGCGCTTGAACACGGCCTTGTCTCGCTCGTCTATCAGCCGATCCGTAACGTCCAGACAGGCACGACTGACGCTGTCGAAGCTCTGATGCGTTTGCGGATGTTGGACGGGACGCCTGTCGCGCCTGCCATATTTATACCAGTTGCGGAAAGAACCGGGTCGATCATTGAACTGGGCCGATGGGCAATTCGCACGGTTTGCCGAGACCTGCTGGCAACCGACCTGGTGCAAGTCGCCAGCGTCAACGTTTCGCCGATCGAACTGAAGATGCCAGGTTTCGCCAGCTATGTCGCAGCGACACTCGCAGAATTCGGCGTGACGGGCGCCCGGCTTGCTTTCGAAATTACCGAAGGAATGGAGCTGGAAATCGACCAGGACGTGGTGCGCTGCATCGGCGATCTGAGAAAGCTGGGCGCTCAAGTCTGGCTCGACGATTTTGGCACAGGGTTCGCGGGGCTCTCCTGGCTTCGCCTCATAGAATTTGACACCATCAAGATCGATCGCTCCTTCCTCCATGACTGCAGCACGGAGAGAGGCAAGAGGATGTTGCTCGACATCATCAGCCTGCTGCGCAATCGCGGCGTGAGGATCCTCATTGAAGGCGTCGAGACTATCGAACATCAGCGACTGATGCAGCAGTACGGAATCAACCAGCTGCAGGGATATTACATTGGACGACCCGCGCCGGCCGCTCAGTTTGAAAATGATAATGTGCTGCCGTTCGGGATGGTCAGGAACCCTGACCCCAGACGCCTATTTCGGAATGGCCCATAG
- a CDS encoding class I SAM-dependent methyltransferase: MAQPLFSLDGQSLITPQSVSNRFPSPNKDNETERLRIAEAEFAIVINIAMQRFAAGKDLPDAVRWLIGQLHDIRHKYGAAVWQKLIPLIQAHPSAKILQQCPFTRWSFEKPRGYSGDASLIDFIYGHPAVAEEVAKSTLHGLNIFEYTINAPGPVAVRERRDTLTRYVDETAARTGSGTEILAIAAGHLREAEASKALAEGRLKRWVALDQDPESIGSISRQFQGTSVEPINGSVRGLLARKHQIGTFDLIYAAGLYDYLTDKVAIRLTQISMEMLKPGGVFLFANFSDEMADDGYMESYMNWELLQRSEANMRHIANSATENPVDNTVWFGANRNIIYSAIRKLS, encoded by the coding sequence GTGGCGCAGCCCCTCTTTTCTCTCGATGGCCAAAGCTTGATTACACCGCAATCCGTCAGCAACAGGTTCCCCTCACCTAACAAAGACAATGAAACAGAACGCCTCAGAATTGCGGAGGCTGAGTTTGCAATTGTCATCAACATTGCAATGCAGCGGTTCGCCGCGGGCAAAGACCTGCCGGACGCAGTCAGGTGGTTGATTGGCCAGCTCCATGACATCCGGCATAAATACGGCGCGGCTGTATGGCAGAAGCTCATCCCGCTTATTCAGGCCCATCCCTCGGCAAAGATTCTGCAGCAGTGCCCGTTCACGCGTTGGTCGTTTGAAAAACCTCGCGGCTATTCCGGCGATGCCAGTCTTATAGACTTTATCTATGGGCACCCGGCGGTGGCCGAAGAAGTGGCCAAGTCCACCCTGCACGGTCTGAATATCTTCGAATACACGATAAACGCTCCCGGCCCGGTCGCCGTCAGGGAACGTCGCGACACCCTGACCCGCTACGTTGATGAGACCGCTGCGCGAACGGGTTCGGGTACGGAGATCCTCGCCATCGCCGCCGGTCACCTTCGCGAAGCGGAGGCATCCAAAGCACTTGCGGAAGGCCGCCTCAAACGCTGGGTTGCCCTTGATCAGGACCCCGAAAGTATCGGCTCGATCTCACGCCAATTCCAGGGAACGTCCGTCGAGCCGATCAACGGATCCGTGCGCGGTCTACTGGCGCGAAAGCACCAGATCGGCACCTTCGATCTGATCTACGCCGCAGGGCTGTACGATTACCTCACCGATAAGGTCGCAATCCGACTGACGCAGATTTCCATGGAAATGCTGAAGCCCGGTGGCGTCTTTCTATTTGCCAACTTCTCCGACGAAATGGCCGATGACGGATACATGGAATCCTATATGAACTGGGAGCTCCTCCAGCGTTCCGAGGCCAACATGCGGCATATTGCCAATAGCGCGACGGAAAACCCGGTCGATAACACGGTCTGGTTCGGTGCCAACCGCAACATCATTTACAGCGCCATCAGGAAGCTGTCGTAA